The genomic stretch TGCGAACAGCATTGCTGTTCAAGGACCAGCTTTTGGTGCCCAAGGATGTAAAGAGCATGGTGTTGCAGTGTGGTTTACGGGCCAATCGAACTTACGCCATGCACCCCCGACGGCTGTACGAGGGCTTGTCGTTTGTACAGCCTAAGAAGGGGATACCACTGATGGCCCATCGCCAGCCCAGTGTTCTTGTCTTGGGCATTGATTCCATGTCGCATTCCTGCGACGTGTCCTGCCCAAAGTTAGCGACTTTCTCGGTGGCAGGCATTGGCACGAAATGCGAGGCTTCAACACAGTGGGGGACAACAATCTTACGAACGCAGATAGTTTGTCGTTCGTGTGGAAGGACTTTAAGAGTGCCGGCTACGTGACTGCAATGTCTGAAGACAGTCCGGAGATCGGCAGGTTCCAGAGTCCACCCGTCGACCATTATCTTCGGCCTTTGCCTATGCCCAAACTCAGCCGCTGTCAACGTAAACGAAGCAGCATGGAACATACCCTGGATTACTGCACTCAGCTGATCGAACGATATGTGAAGGACACTAAGCCGTTCTTTGGATTCTTCTGGACGAATTTGTTTTGGTCCGAAAGCTATGCCGAACCGTTGGAAAATGATGAGGAGGTGTATGACTATCTGAACAGGTTCGAGGCATTGGGACTCTACGAAGAGGCCATTGTAGTTGTCCTCAGCGATCATGGGAAGCAGTTTGGAAATCTGATTCACCTTCGCGATGGTCATTTGGAGGAACGTCAGCCCATGCTGTTCATATCACTGCCAAAATGGTTCCGGCAACGCCATCCAGGGTTTGTCAATGCCTTGCAGTTGAATAGCCATCGCTTGTGCTCTCCCTACGATCTCCAACTGACTTTGAAACATATATCCTCGCTACAGGTCGCGCACGAGACTGTACTTGCGAGTACCCCGTCATGTCCTCGCTGTCAGAGTCTGTTCTATCCGCTGCCAGAGACTCGAACTTGCTCTGAGGCGGGCATCGGGCCACATTGGTGCTCCTGCGATGCGTATAGACCGCTGCCACTGAGCGACAATATTCAGACCATGGCACACTTTGTGGTTCAAcgaattaatcaatttttaacCGATCTCAGTCTAACGAATCGGTGTAGTAAGCTCCGTTTGTCTGGCATTAGACGGGCCCAGAGGAAAGAGAGATCCCCGCATGACGATCCCAATGTGTGCCACTATCGAATTAAACTGGAAGCCCTGCCCAATACGGTGGTATTTGAGGCCACCGTGAGCTATAACGAGCTGACGCATCTGATGGATACGGACATCAATACGGATATCAGTAGACAAAATTCTTTTGATCGGGATGGCAGTTGCATTCAGCACAAAAAGGCGCAGaagttttgtgtgtgccacaacAGGATAACTACTAATTAGATCCTAGAGTATCCTTGAACTCTGTAcgtgtattttatttaaatttaatttatgttaGCGGCTACGTTTCAATTGCATTGGACTCTTATGTTTAAACGATATGcgtctatatatatttatgtgtacctactatatatatgtatatctagtGAAATCAAATGTTGAATTAAATTCTCTAACTCTGATTCTGGTTCTGCAACCTAATGGTCCCTCAAACCATCGTAAAACTCAACAAACCAGTTTTAACAATACTATGCCTTAAACCTAAATCGATTAGAAAACTATAAAACCTTGCGATAAATTCACGTTCTACATGTACGAGTCCACAGGATATCGTTCGGCCTCCTCAAGCATGTGTCTAAAGTCCACGGGCACGGGTTGGGACACCGGTCCAGTGCCTGGTCTACCAGGCACATGACCATTCATCATTTGGGAGGGATTCTTGCCACTGACGAGGGCACTGCCCCGATTCTTGAGATGTCCATTCATCATGCTCACATGATGACTGATCGTGGGCACAGCCCCAGGGACATTCGTCTCCAGATCGTGCAGTATGGCATCGGTCTGCTCGTTGCGCATCATCTGATTGCCCAGCGGTGCTGTGGCATCTGTGTCGTCGCTTCGGTTCAGCAACTGCTGGATATGATTCCGTATGAGGCGCTCGAATTCACGCTGCACCGACGGACTGTCCGTGTCGCCATCAACCTAAAGGATTAGATTCGATTATGGTCTGAAGTTTAGGCGAAAAAATAAGAACTCACAATCTGCAATCGATTGCTATTATCCATGGTTTTGAGCATGGGCAGAGTCTGTTCACGAAACAGTTCCAGACGACGTCGAAACGAGGACACTGTATCGTCTATACGCCCGCGTCCTAGCTGAAGTTTCGAACAGTCCAGCAGGATAATCGGCGGACGTTGCTGGTACTGGAAGATTATaaaattttcgtttttaaaTGACATCACTTTCATGGGATATTCGCCCTGAAGATCTCTCACCTTGTTCTCAAAGTATTTGACTTGCTGTAGATTTCTCGGATAGCCATCAATGATTATGCCCGTTCTGTCGAGCAGCTGGCGGAGATTCGACTCGAGCAACTGATTTAATGACTTCTCCGGGGCCATATCCCCAGCAGCCAGGGCCTCCTTAACCGCATAACTTTCGGTATTGGCACGTGGCGCAGAGTCTGTGATATTGCGCAAAAGTCGGCCCACACTGCAAAGGAATGTCaagaataaattatttttgaagATAAAGATATCCTTAAGCCTTAATCCTTACCTTATGTGCGCCCAGCCGGGATTCAAGCCCACAGCCTTGAGGCAGAGGGTGGCTTTGTTACTGCCTGGCCCACCAATCACCCAAATAATGGGTGGCAAAACTGGTAGATCGGCGGTATCTGGCTTGCGCTTTGGCTGCTGTGTGACAACCACACCACTGTCATCGTCAGCACTGGTGGTGCCGCCACCCTGATGGTGTCCCACATTGCGGTCTAAGCCAACACTCTGATCGATGGCCAGATCTGCGGCCAGAGGCAAGGTGGTCTCGGTATCGGTGACGGTGGCATTGTTGTCGTCTGCAATGTGAGTCGCTTGGGCTTGACTAGGTGCAGTGTCTACGCTAACAATACTGCCGGGTATATCAAGTATCCCTCTGCCCATACCTGTAACTCCATTCATCATGGCCTCTTGGTTCTCGAGCGTGCTAAGTATATCTAAGACAGCGGTGCGAAAATCTTTATACACCTCTGTGGGAGCACGCTCGCCATTAACCTTAAGTAGTAAGTAGAAGGGGAGATTATCTCTAGATTCTCTAGATGGATATAGAACAATTTAGTACTCACGGCCAACAGCATATCGCTTTGGTCAAAATAATCAGCGACTGGCATCACATTTTTGAAGaaattttccaattccatTTTGGCTAGGGAGAGTACAACATGACCTAATTTGGCACCATAATCGATTTGCTTCTGCAGAACCGACTGGCGCCAGGATATTAAGATCACGCCATTGACGACTTGTATCTGAAGAAGCGGAAAAAAGTAATAGCCCGGTTAATAGGGTGGACATTCGTAATACTCCCAAAAAGCCCATCATCCAATTAGCACTTGCTCGTGTAACGAATTGAGCATGTGCTCGACTCGACTGTAAATTCATGGGAATTATGGCCGAATAAACAaactgtttgtctgtctgtccgtgtggtgtggtgtggtgctgACCCATTTGCCAGTTAATTAGTTCAAATAGTTCAGCAGCAATTTACTGGGCCAAgaagacacacaaacacacgaaGTATGAGGTGTGGTTTcgtaataaataaaacgaCTGAAGGGACCAAATTGGTGACCACATGACGAGTGATAGAAAATTACCTTCTCCGAGTACTCAACAACGTCGCGCATTGAGCGTGGATATCCAGAAATTAGGTATGCTTTGGCAGCTGGagccattttcatttccaacATCAACACTTCGGTGACCGTTTTCGATGATAGTTGAGAAAAGTCCTGCATGTCTGTAAAGGGAAATTGAGAGATCTATAGAATGCTAGAGATGTTAGAGATATTGGAGCTTTCAGAACTTAAGAACTGACATCTACAGATACATATTAAAAAACTCTAATGATCCACTTAAATCTAAGTTTAGTTTGCTTACCATTTCCCATTGCATATTGCTGCAGCAGATCCATCATATTGATGTGCGTTACACCGCGTCGATCCTGCATGAAGGTATCGCAATGGGTAACCTTGCCACTACCGGGGCCGCCTAAAACAAATATCACTGGCACTTTGGGCGGATCGAATTTGATTTTTCCAGCATTTTGCATATCGATAGCGACGGCATTGGTAGTacccgccgctgccgctgccgctgctgcagcggccTCCAAGTCGCCAGAATTTTGGCCATTCCGATTCCGTGTATGATTCCAATCGTTGCCTGGTTCGCCGGTATCTTGTGCCGCGCTGGCATCTGGAAAAGTTAACAAGAACAAGGAACTTGAACTTCATTCGAGCAACAGTTGACCCTGGGGGCtatggatgggtggatgggtggctATTAGTCAAGCGGAAACCGGATGTGTTGGCAAGTTAGCGCTCGGTCGGGCCTCCTGAGAGTCCCTCGTGCCAATTTGGCATTAGTCTACCTGCCCCCTTCGAGAGGGCGGAAGCAATTTGCCAGGAGTAGGAAATTAGTTGAAGGGCGAAACGCACAGGCGACAAATCGCACAAAACACATCATTAAAACATGTTTAACAATTATTTAATTGTATAGCAACCgcatatactatatatcgTATGGAATTGCGTCATCGCTGAGTTCATTCATGGAAAATCAGCTGCGACATTGTCAAAGCTATAGCCCATAGATATGGCTAATGCCAGGACCTGAATCTCCCCTATCCCTATGCCAATCCCCATTCCCACACATCAACCACCTCGGCAATTTCGCGTATTTCCAGTCGTGCACGAGTGTCCTGTGTGCTGTCTGTTTGGTTCTGGCTTGGGTCCTGtgacatttttattgattttcctgcagttttatttaattgacatgttttgttattgttgctatCCCTTTTCGGCCTGTGTAGAGGCGACACTTTTCATGGTTTTTCatggttttcctttttccgttttttgtttttgtgggtgaCGCGCGCGTTTTCAGGATTTATGTGTATTAGGGTTTGGTGGTCAACGTACATGACCAAGGATATGGCCAGCCATCGAGGCCGGCCACCGAGAATGACCCGAGTTCCGATAGAAATTATAGCATTGGGCAAGGTCCTCTATCCGTTATGGAAATATGAAAGTACGTATCGGTACCGTACATTATATAGCATATAGCTTTCATTCAAAAATCGTTTTGTCACACAGATAATTGTTTTAGAGAAATGATTGCAGCAATTTCAATTATAATTGTCATTTGAGTAATGGATAATTGAATATTAAAAGGTAATTTTCTATCAGAGGTACGGCCAGCGAGATCTATTCTGCTGTGAAATAGAAAGAATAGATGGAATTCCTTGTACTTGCCTGTTCTTTGTGGTGAAATATACGTAAACGAAAAATGTTTCTAACGAAATGCCATAGAGGGAATATTCCAGTAGATattaaaattgtgaaattatGAATTTATAGCTCtcgttattttttgttatttctaAGACTTGCAAATATAGATTTCCTCCTAAAATTATGCCACGAAAAATATGCCAGCCTCTAAAATCAAAGataaaataaaaccagaaaatataCTCAAAACAAAAGTAGAGTGCAATTAATATAAAAACTCTTCAGTCCTTCGACTTGAAAACTCTTAATGAAGAGCCCTTTgtttcacacacacaacgTGTACCGTATTAATCCCCCTTGGCGTGTTCAACCCGCGACTCATTAggggtatttgtattttttcaagAGCCAAACAGCAATCTGTGATTAGAAATCTCTAGCAGGGTTGGGGGCATTACTCACCTGTGTCTAAACAAATACCCATTATCCATTCGGTGGCCAGTATAGCTGAATTTTCGCAATGCTGTTTTCCCTACCACGCATCTACCAGCAGAGCATGCAGCCCGGCGGCAGACACTCTTGCACCCGCACTGTTGCACTCGGTTGAAAAATTATCGCATCCGTATAAAAAACAGGTGGTGTGTGCTCTTCAAAGggaaattttttgttgtaaaattCCATAGAAGTTTTGCACATTGCAACAGCAGCGTCTGTCCATGGCCACGACGACGGTAAAGGTATTCTCTATTATATTTACAATATATGTGTTTATTGTTGGTTGGTATCTCTGGGATACTTGTTGGGGGTTTGGTTTGTCGGGTTTTATGGTTGGTAACACGCACGAAAACCGGGGAACTACAGGCCACTGCTTGCGGTATTATGTTGCCGCGTACTCTCTGATTTTGTGTTCTGATTTCCCAGACTTCTTGGGCTCTACGGTTTGGGGCACGTACTGCTCGATGAACGTCCGAAACGAAACTGAATTTCAAAATTGACAAATGACTCGGCTTTGGTAGGTCCCCGAGtggattccgattccgattccgtcTGGTCGAGAGTCGGGACTGGACTCTTGGTCACTCAGTCACCCGCTTTTCCAATTAATGAATACTTTATGAATTTCCAGCGGGTTTCCTGGCCTCCCTTCCCCCACAAAGTACACGACTATCCATCGACTATCCACATGCGATTCCAGTCGCGTGGCGCACCGCATGTAGGTTGAGTGGGTGTGTGGGGTTACCTATCACGGTTGGGATTTTCTTGGCTTTCCCTGGAAACCTCACGCACCATTCTACACTTATTTCCATGACTGTGTCATTCATGGGCCGCCGCCATTTGTTTATGCGCTCCAAACAAATTGTGTCCTGTCCGAGAGGACTGTCCTGGAGCCAGAGCGCACAGCAGTGCGTTTCTCACAGAGGTGCACCACCCCGCCACCACCCAACCGACACACATGTTCAGAATACCTTGTAGGGAATACTTTAAAGCATTCTCCCTGCCCTGCTGTTCTTTCGGTTGGCGTGCTGTTGTCGTCCATGTTGATTGTTCTtgtcattttgttttgttttgttttttttttgttcatattTTGTTCGATCTAAATAAATCCTTTGACTTGCAGCTGTTCAAGTCGAGAAGGCCCAACCAGAAAACAATATGGGGCAGGCAGTTAGGATATGATGGATAATAAGAGGAATCGGATTGAAGAAATGAAAGTAGCCAACATTTGGCTGAAATTTATGTAATATGATATATTTCTTGGAAGTAAATACTACAAAAGTTAACACAAATGGAACAGTTTTGTAAATACTATATATTTCTTATGAAAAGTTTATTTTCTTCAAAATCTTTATAATTTTTTCCACGAAATGATCTAGAAATGAATCTTAGTAATGGATCCTCTACATTCTTGAGCTGTGCATCGTACACTTTTAAGGATCGAATGCCACAGATGGAATCTAATGATATGCCCATGAGTGTGTCTATCTTGACTTGAGCTATATTATTTATCTGTAGGAGTATGTGTTCCATTCTGAAAGAGTCTTTCATGAACCAGATAGCAATAACATTGCGCAATCATGCCAAAcattgacaaaaaaaaaaaaagaaaaaccccaaATTGATTAACCCTATAAAGGGGAAAGACGCAAGGCTAGTGCTATGGCATGGGTTTCTGCCTGTCGGAGGGAATATGGCGAGCCATTTGAGGGAATGGAAAGaagaattatttcaattaatatttcaCACCAATAATTGTCTGTAATTATTAAGTTTTTCTGTTGCTGAAAGTCCTGCTTTGTGGCAGGGAAGAAGCGTTGACAGATGACAGCTGTCAAAATTTCCGAAATCagttcaattaaaattctaTTGATTTTGTTGTAAGTTCTGTTGAAAGACTCGTAATACAGGAAAGGGGTCTAAGGGGCTGGGTCTGTGGGCTTATTTGGGGGGGCATAGGCTTAGGCAAGGACACGCAAGGAAGTTCAAAGCTCAAGGAAATTACATATCGATCAAATTGGTCTCATATCGATCCATGGCCGGCCACAGATGCGACGCCTAATTTGTTGGAATTTGTGGACATGTCATGTGTCCCGTCGACACAaggacaacaacgacaacaccCACTACACAGATAATACCAACAGCCCAGCCATAGTATATCCCATATACTGAAATTGACACCCACACCTACACCTCCCCCAAAATGATTGGGTCGTGGGTCGAGAGTTGGTGGGTTCCCGAATTTTCCAACTTATGAGTAAAGTAAAGCCTTCGCAATGACCACAACATCGAGGAGCGAGGCTCGTGTCTCGTGCTCGTCCTTGAGCCCGTCCGGTGGGGCGTTTGGTTATTAAATGCCTTTTTGAAACTTAATTAAGGCTACgtgcttttttttggcttaaatatgtacataatcCCAGCCAAGGTGTGGTCGTTGAGCCTTTTGGGTTAAGCAATCCGAACTAAACATCTGTGATTAAGGACAATCGCGAAGGTTGAATGTCTTCAATTGGGGATCAAATGAAGGCGTTGAAAGAAAGCTAAAAATGGAAGTTCCGTTTTGCGGAAAgggaaacaaatcaaattaaacgAAATAAATAAAGGGGTTTTATATGCAACAAAAACCctttgaaaatgtttaattaaGAAATAGAATAGAATCCCCCCTTCAATTACAGCTGTAGTTTATTATTCGCATCTCTCAATGAAAAGCTCTGGCCATCGCTCACCTTCTATTTATAGATTTCACCTATTCAGAATTAGCCATGTCCTTGCTTGTCTATTGCCCCGCTCGTGGCTCATGTATTTGGGCCAATAAAGTCATTCAAAGGTGATTAGTGAATAGactaaaatatttacacatcTCAAACCCGAAAAATGGTCTCCGAATCTGGGTATGTGAGTGTGCATGAGAACTTTTGAAGCCGCCCCATGGAAGAGGGTTAAAGACTGTCCTGTGTCCCATTCTCAAGTTCCATCCCATGCCATCCCCATTCCCGCCATAATGTGagttttttatataaatttttgATCATCAACTGTAAAGTTCCCAAAGGGCGGTGTTCCAAGGTTCTTTGGAAGGGAGAACATGTTTTTCTCCTTTGaacttttaattattttatggGATTTTTGATGAGTAGTCAGTTTGTTATTTGTTATCGCGTTTAAATATTGATTCTGTCCCCAGGGTCATATGGAAAAAACAGTAGAATTTTAGATTATCTTTGAAGAAAATGTTACCGACAATCCTCcacattaaaatatttatttacttaaagAATAAGATCTACAAAACATAATATCACTGGTTAGAATTCTACATGATTCTAGAGAATTTGACTAAAGCGACTAAAGCTTCGATTATTTTATTAACTTATTTCTTACTCGACTGCTCTCCCACACTGGGGGCATAGGCCTGGTTCTCGTAGCCAGCGAAATT from Drosophila pseudoobscura strain MV-25-SWS-2005 chromosome 4, UCI_Dpse_MV25, whole genome shotgun sequence encodes the following:
- the LOC26534209 gene encoding uncharacterized protein, giving the protein MRGFNTVGDNNLTNADSLSFVWKDFKSAGYVTAMSEDSPEIGRFQSPPVDHYLRPLPMPKLSRCQRKRSSMEHTLDYCTQLIERYVKDTKPFFGFFWTNLFWSESYAEPLENDEEVYDYLNRFEALGLYEEAIVVVLSDHGKQFGNLIHLRDGHLEERQPMLFISLPKWFRQRHPGFVNALQLNSHRLCSPYDLQLTLKHISSLQVAHETVLASTPSCPRCQSLFYPLPETRTCSEAGIGPHWCSCDAYRPLPLSDNIQTMAHFVVQRINQFLTDLSLTNRCSKLRLSGIRRAQRKERSPHDDPNVCHYRIKLEALPNTVVFEATVSYNELTHLMDTDINTDISRQNSFDRDGSCIQHKKAQKFCVCHNRITTN
- the LOC4816124 gene encoding adenylate kinase isoenzyme 5 isoform X2 gives rise to the protein MGICLDTDASAAQDTGEPGNDWNHTRNRNGQNSGDLEAAAAAAAAAAGTTNAVAIDMQNAGKIKFDPPKVPVIFVLGGPGSGKVTHCDTFMQDRRGVTHINMMDLLQQYAMGNDMQDFSQLSSKTVTEVLMLEMKMAPAAKAYLISGYPRSMRDVVEYSEKIQVVNGVILISWRQSVLQKQIDYGAKLGHVVLSLAKMELENFFKNVMPVADYFDQSDMLLAVNGERAPTEVYKDFRTAVLDILSTLENQEAMMNGVTDDNNATVTDTETTLPLAADLAIDQSVGLDRNVGHHQGGGTTSADDDSGVVVTQQPKRKPDTADLPVLPPIIWVIGGPGSNKATLCLKAVGLNPGWAHISVGRLLRNITDSAPRANTESYAVKEALAAGDMAPEKSLNQLLESNLRQLLDRTGIIIDGYPRNLQQVKYFENKYQQRPPIILLDCSKLQLGRGRIDDTVSSFRRRLELFREQTLPMLKTMDNSNRLQIVDGDTDSPSVQREFERLIRNHIQQLLNRSDDTDATAPLGNQMMRNEQTDAILHDLETNVPGAVPTISHHVSMMNGHLKNRGSALVSGKNPSQMMNGHVPGRPGTGPVSQPVPVDFRHMLEEAERYPVDSYM
- the LOC4816124 gene encoding adenylate kinase isoenzyme 5 isoform X1, translating into MGICLDTDASAAQDTGEPGNDWNHTRNRNGQNSGDLEAAAAAAAAAAGTTNAVAIDMQNAGKIKFDPPKVPVIFVLGGPGSGKVTHCDTFMQDRRGVTHINMMDLLQQYAMGNDMQDFSQLSSKTVTEVLMLEMKMAPAAKAYLISGYPRSMRDVVEYSEKIQVVNGVILISWRQSVLQKQIDYGAKLGHVVLSLAKMELENFFKNVMPVADYFDQSDMLLAVNGERAPTEVYKDFRTAVLDILSTLENQEAMMNGVTGMGRGILDIPGSIVSVDTAPSQAQATHIADDNNATVTDTETTLPLAADLAIDQSVGLDRNVGHHQGGGTTSADDDSGVVVTQQPKRKPDTADLPVLPPIIWVIGGPGSNKATLCLKAVGLNPGWAHISVGRLLRNITDSAPRANTESYAVKEALAAGDMAPEKSLNQLLESNLRQLLDRTGIIIDGYPRNLQQVKYFENKYQQRPPIILLDCSKLQLGRGRIDDTVSSFRRRLELFREQTLPMLKTMDNSNRLQIVDGDTDSPSVQREFERLIRNHIQQLLNRSDDTDATAPLGNQMMRNEQTDAILHDLETNVPGAVPTISHHVSMMNGHLKNRGSALVSGKNPSQMMNGHVPGRPGTGPVSQPVPVDFRHMLEEAERYPVDSYM